The following DNA comes from Saccharomyces cerevisiae S288C chromosome XIII, complete sequence.
GCAGTCAGTAACGTTGTCACAGTATGCCATTACTTGCTGTAATTTATTCAGATGTTTTTCCTTATTCTCTCTGTCTAAGTTCTTATCCTTCTGGATCATTGTCTGCATGGTTCTAATGTCCCTGAATGAAAAGTAGGTAATACAATATGAATAGTTCCCATCTCTTCCAGCACGGCCGGTTTCTTGATAATAGCCTTCTAATGTTCGGGGAACGGTAAAGTGGTAAACAAATCTCACATCAGGTTTATCAATACCCATTCCGAAAGCAACAGTAGCACAAATGACTTGTATCTCATCCGCCTGCCATGCCTTCTGTACACTTAATCTTTCATCAGGCTCCATGCCTGCATGGTAATATGCACACTTGATGCCATTTCTTTGCATTTGGGCTGATGTTTGCTCGCATGATTTCTTGGAGTGGCAATATATTATACCCGTTTGATTTTTGAACCTAGATTTAACCGCATCacagatttcaaaaatggtatttttGGTCTTCTTGTTTACTTCGTAATACAAATTTGTTCTATTAAAACTTTGTTTTAGGAAAACAGGTTCCTTTAGTTCTAAATTGTGAATGATGTCCATTCTGACTTGTTCACTTGCAGTTGCAGTTAAAGCAATCATTGGAATATCAGGGtattctcttttgaaaaattttaattcTTTATAATCAGGCCTGAAATCGTGGCCCCAGTTAGAAACACAATGTGCTTCATCTACAACAATACGAGCCAACTTACCGTCTGCGTATAATCTACTGATAGCTCTCTTGCATTGTTCTGAGGCACTGATCATCTCAGGAGATATGTAAACTAAATCCAATAATCcattaataaataaattgaAAGTTTGTCGTCTTTGCTCGGCAGTACCCCTCGAACTGAACATGCTCGccttaatatttttattcaataaatGTTCCACTTGATCTTGCATCAGGGAAATTAGCGGAGAGATGACAATAGTAGTACCATGTGTTTTACCCGATTTCACCACTGCAGGAAGTTGATAGCAAAGAGATTTACCACCCCCTGTTGGCATAAGAACAAAAACATCCTTACCTTGCAAAGTTGCATTTACAGCCTCTAGTTGGTTAGGTCTAAAACCAGGCAGTTTAAAGACTTCATGTAAACGATATAAAACTTCATCAGACCAAGGATAGGTTGGACCATTCGTCTTAGAAGATAAATTGGATTTACTCACTATATCacttaatgaaaaatcgtCATCAAAATCGTCTTCCTCATCCTTTTGACTAACACTGGATTTCtccctttttattttgggAGACCAAGATGGTGGTGGGTGTTCATTGTCACCTGTAAGCTTCCTTtctgttattattttcagGTCATTGTCTAGTTCCTGGATATCTGCTACTTGGGTTCTATTCTCTCTTTCTTCGTCAAATCTTTCTAAATCGCTATCTGATAGGTACTCGATACcgttattgttattatcttcttcaaaatcctcattttctttttcgctGTCTATCAACTCTAGATCAGAATGAGACATGGGCATGTGTTGACGGCCAAAGGAGAAACTCATGCTATCATCCAAAATTGCGTCCTTTTCCAGATCATCTTCCAACAAGTCAATATGCTCCACGCCTATTTGATTTTGGCCATTTGAGGGAACGCTCTGTGCTGTGGGAGATGATAAAATAACTTgaacatttttattttgcgACAAGGTAATTGTGGACCTAGTGTCACCTTCTTGAGAACTTTCCTGAATATTTGCACTAACATCCATATTATCATGATAATCTGTGTCTTGAGTTGGGTCTAGGTCGTCGTTTACcacaaaatcaaaatcgCTTTGATTTAGTAAttcgttttcttctttttcttcatctctAGTAGTCATGTAGCTGGAATGGGCATCATCTTCTGCCTCCATTGTTAActcatcttcttctctttcgACATCCGGATAATCGTCCCTCAAAGATTTACCCATAACATAGTCAAAAGGATCATCCCTATCAGGTATTCTGTAGTTGACTGGTTCTCTTGAACGCATATTTCTCCTTCTTGTAAGTTCATCTTGTTCTTCTGACGTCATGTGGAGATGCGGGAATGCGGGAGAATGTGGAGCCCCCTCCTTCAATATTACAGGAGGGTCACAGTCTAtatcatcctcatcatccAGGACTTGAATCAAATCATCGTTATTACTATCATTATTGCTATTCTTACCGGTGTTATTAGTAATATTTTGCTTCGCACCAGTGATGGCTAATGCCTTAGTGACGGTAGTCGCAGTAGTACTTGTCAGGTTTGAATTCCTGGAAGATGTATTGTATTCCAAGGGGCTGGGCAGAATGCTTGATATGATATTATCATCTTGTGAAGAAACTTGACTGCGACCTTTACTTTGATCTTTTGACATTCCATCTTTTTTGGCTTTTATGATCTCCTTTTCCAGACTATCTATTCGTATCGACATATTTGATAACTGAGGCCGTATATCCCTACTTAACTGTAGCCTTTTAGCGTCCTCTGACAATGATGTGGATTCGATAATACTACACTTCTGTAGCAATAATTTCGATTGCTCTTTCAATGCCATAATTAGGGAGCCTTGAAGGCGGATCACCTCTAATTTTATATCATTTTCGAGCTGTTTGCCTATACTTGAATTATCGATTACGcttttattgttatttctACTACCTAGATTTCTGCTACTGTCATTTTCGACAAGAGAACTAGCCATGTGCGGTCGAAAAGTATTGAAATTGTGAGTTTTCGAGCCATTGGGCGTCCTCGGGTTCGATACAACACTTGTGCTGGCTGGTATATCAACCATGGGTACGTCAGCATATTGATTCGATGTGGCAGTGTACGAGAGCCATTCTGTATCGTTCGACAAAGTTTGCATGACTTCATGTTGTTTCGTAGCAGTATTCGTTGGTCCAGATGCAGGAATGCTGGTTATAAAGTTTGTTGTTCCTGGTCCACATTCATCTTTGGATGGCGTTGTTGGTGGCGAATTTGTCTTAGGCCTTTTGTTCGCGATGTGCTTTTGGATAGCCTGGAATACGAAATCTTTGTCTTCCTGTAAAGTCGCCGTTTCCTTTAACCATTTGTGCTCCCTTCTTAAGTTATGTGACGGCTTCGTCACCATTACCGCCTTGTGTGTACGTgtatgattttttaaatatatacaaCAATAATCtgtattttttcctttcctcTAGCCAATGACTCCAAGCTGGCTGATAAAAACAAACTAAACGGTAAAGCCACAAATCCGAAATGTATCACCAATGATCACCCAGCCTGCTAAGTGCCCTCTATTGATCCGTATATCAGCTTTTAGATCAGGCTCGAGTTTCTTGTTATATGTGCATTGCAAAAGCATAAACAAATCCTGGCAGCCGAAGCCGGGCAATCCACTTCGAAACGCACGGCTGAActatataaatataaaggACATGTGGAGAGAAGCTTCTCTTCCTTCACATTTCGCATTTCATGATCTAAAGTGGTTCTTTCACAATAGAAGAGCACCAACACGAAATATGGCTGTCGGTGGTAATAACTGGAGCATGTGGCTGCGAATGTCACGGGTCCACCTCAGGCAGATCACGAAGTCTCTGGACCGAACGCTGATCAGTTTGAGCCATGGGAATTTTTCCCACCAATATAATCGCAATATTTTTGTCACTTGGTGGAAGAGCCTATTTGAGGCTTCTACAGCTTTTAGGAGGGCAAGTGGTTTAACGGTATCTCCTCTCACGAGGAGAGGAATCGCAAGGTTTGACCATTTCAGACCTGTTCCCAATGTCAGTAAATTTGCTTCTTTTCCCAGAGTGCCCAAAGGAGCCCCAAGGGGCCTTTTTACCAACTGGAATATGACTACATCAAAGAGATTATTAGGGCAGAGAGCTTATTCGACTTCCAGTATCAAATTTACCCAAGAAGCCGTGAATAACATGACTATATCTTTGAGGTGTTTTTTCAACTCACTAGGCGGATTAAATCAGTGCTCCCACTCTAATTCCTGCAAAGCTTATCAGAATGCGTCTAATGTTACCTCTAAACAGGATCACGTCCAACCAGTTGCCCTTAAGAAGTTATCTCAAAAGGATATCAATTTCATTCGTAATTTAGAACTATTTAAGATAATGAAGACCCAGAATGAAGTCGTTGATGAAACAAGCGCATATTACATGGAAAAACCAGGTTCCTATATTGAATTTACCATTTCAGAATTTAACGTTAATGGGACATTCTCCGCACCTTTGTCATTTTTAGATCCTTCTTTGTTAGCGGATTTGGATGAAATGATTAGAAATTACAAATACGAATTAAAATCAATATACAGTAGTGTTGACATGATCTTGCAGAATTATGGATCATTGCCGATAACTTTTCATCGAAATAAGATTCGAATACATTTTCCAAACTCAACTGTGGTGGAAACAGAAAAACTAATTGCAGGTCTGAATATTGCTACGGGTGTTATTTACGCAGATACGTCTCCCGATATCAGTCTAGAAGGTACAAATTTGAATGCTCTGGTTAATGTTGACAATTCAGGAAGCGTATGGTCTTTTGTTAAGGAGCCCTCGTTTCCCTCTAGGAGCGCTTTTTCACCTATTTTATCAGATGCATCCTATGATACTTATGAATTGGTCTAGCAAAGACGTTGTTTCATCGCGCTATTACCAAGAAGGTTACTTTACTTGTTCTTGCACATGGACGCACGTTGTGTgttcatatatatatatatatatatatatatatatttgtgCTTGTTTTCATTGTCTCTATAGTTAATACATTCTATTTTTATCGTTATATTTGCATTCTCTTCGCATAAAAACTTCATGAAAATTCGGCAGAAAATAAGCCATATATGTACTTTATCCATAGGCAAAGAAAAGCACTTAACGAGAATATACAACAATTGCACTAGTACTGCATGTATATACTCTTATGATTATAGCGgcaagaaaacaaatataaaCACACTAACAGATGAATTCGAATGAAGATATACATGAAGAACGCATTGAAGTTCCACGAACTCCCCATCAAACCCAGCCAGAGAAAGACTCTGATCGCATCGCTCTCAGGGATGAAATATCAGTACCAGAAGGCGATGAAAAAGCATATTCGGATGAGAAAGTAGAAATGGCAACCACAAATGCATCCAGTAACTTTGGCTCAAATGAAAGTGCAAAAGACGGCGAATCAATCGGCGCCTTTTCAAATCCCCATGAGGCTCTGATGCAGTCAAAATTGAGAGAAGAATCCCAGAGTAAAACCATACTACCATCCGATGACCTCAGCCAGCAATTAGAAACCGAAGAATCCAAAGTTGAAGAGGCTCTAAAAAGAATAACCTCACCCCCATTACCACCGAGGGCTGACTGCATAGAAGAATCTGCATCTGCTCTTAAATCCTCATTGCCTCCAGTGCTAGcaggaaataaaaatgatcAAGCCCCCCTTGACCGACCACAGTTACCTCCGAGGCAGGTAGTTAATGCGGAAACTCTTCATTTGAAGGCGCCCCATGGTAATGCGACTCCCTCCAAATCACCAACGAGTGCTGTAggtaattcttcttcatcgacCCCTCCAACCTTACCACCACGCCGTATAGAAGATCCTTTAGACTTGGCTGCTCAAAAACATTTCCTAGCGAGTACATTTAAGAGAAATATGCTCTTTTATAAAAGTGAAGATAACTCTATCAAATGTGATTTGGATAAAAATATACTaaatttaaaagaagattcaaaaaaaattaacaaCAATGAAATTCCTGAAGAGGTTAGTTCATTTTGGTTAAAGGTTATCGGCGACTATCAAAATATCTTAATAAACGATATCGAAACCTTACATTTCCAACTATCTCGAGGTATACCAGCCGCTTATCGATTGGTAGTCTGGCAGTTAGTAAGTTATGCAAAATCGAAATCCTTTGACCCTATATATGAAACGTATCTAACGGAAATGGCACCTTTTGACGTCCaggaatttgaaaatcagCTAAAAATGATGGACGAAGTTCCCTCTGAATACGTAAAACGCATAAGTAATGTGTTAAAGGcttatttactttttgaCCCAGAGTGTGAGTTTTCTACCGACATTGcttatattatcaatatgATTCTTGACGTTTGCGAGGAGGAGGCAAATGCATTTGGTCTACTTGTACGCCTAATGAAAGTTTACGGTTTAAGACTCTTGTTCTTACCAAGTGCTTCTGAGATCGATATTCTTTGCTATAAATTTGATAGACTTGTAGAAGAATTTTATCCTGAAATTCACAACCACATGGTTGAAAAAGGCGTCCGTTCTTCCATGTTTTTGCCCGGTTTCTTCACGACACtgtttcaaaagaaacttcCCACTGAAATTCAACCACGTATCGGTGATATGGTATTTTTAGAAGGTATTGACTCTATTATGAGAATTTTAGCCACACTTTTATCTAATTCCCGAGACCATCTGTTAAAAATGGGTTTTGATGATATGCTGGAGCTATTGAAATCAGGTCTGTTAGATGCTTATATTAAGCAGAATGATGGTACACGCGGTGACACTCTTCTCTCAAATGAATGTATGGATAAATTACTACAAGACTCTATGATGAAAGTAGCAATAACCCCAAAGACTATGAAGAAATATTCTTCTGAATATGAGGAAATTCACAGATTGgacaatgaaaaagaagtgCAATATAAGTCTATCacggaaaaaaatttacatttACAAAAGCATGTTCGTAAATTAGAAAACGACTACACATCTTTAAATAGAGAGCATGTGACAATTGCGAACGAGTTAGTGAAAAATCGGCTTAATATCGAGTCTGtattaaatgaaaataatggTTACAAACTTCAAATTTtagatttgaagaaaaagttggattcagaaaaaaagaagcaagtTTTA
Coding sequences within:
- the SPG5 gene encoding Spg5p (Protein required for proteasome assembly during quiescence; binds to base of the proteasome regulartory particle; required for survival at high temperature during stationary phase; not required for growth on nonfermentable carbon sources), whose protein sequence is MAVGGNNWSMWLRMSRVHLRQITKSLDRTLISLSHGNFSHQYNRNIFVTWWKSLFEASTAFRRASGLTVSPLTRRGIARFDHFRPVPNVSKFASFPRVPKGAPRGLFTNWNMTTSKRLLGQRAYSTSSIKFTQEAVNNMTISLRCFFNSLGGLNQCSHSNSCKAYQNASNVTSKQDHVQPVALKKLSQKDINFIRNLELFKIMKTQNEVVDETSAYYMEKPGSYIEFTISEFNVNGTFSAPLSFLDPSLLADLDEMIRNYKYELKSIYSSVDMILQNYGSLPITFHRNKIRIHFPNSTVVETEKLIAGLNIATGVIYADTSPDISLEGTNLNALVNVDNSGSVWSFVKEPSFPSRSAFSPILSDASYDTYELV
- the GYL1 gene encoding Gyl1p (Putative GTPase activating protein (GAP) with a role in exocytosis; stimulates Gyp5p GAP activity on Ypt1p, colocalizes with Gyp5p at sites of polarized growth; interacts with Gyp5p, Rvs161p, and Rvs167p; involved in recruiting Rvs167p to the bud tip during polarized growth; increases in abundance and relocalizes from bud neck to cytoplasm upon DNA replication stress; GYL1 has a paralog, GYP5, that arose from the whole genome duplication); this encodes MNSNEDIHEERIEVPRTPHQTQPEKDSDRIALRDEISVPEGDEKAYSDEKVEMATTNASSNFGSNESAKDGESIGAFSNPHEALMQSKLREESQSKTILPSDDLSQQLETEESKVEEALKRITSPPLPPRADCIEESASALKSSLPPVLAGNKNDQAPLDRPQLPPRQVVNAETLHLKAPHGNATPSKSPTSAVGNSSSSTPPTLPPRRIEDPLDLAAQKHFLASTFKRNMLFYKSEDNSIKCDLDKNILNLKEDSKKINNNEIPEEVSSFWLKVIGDYQNILINDIETLHFQLSRGIPAAYRLVVWQLVSYAKSKSFDPIYETYLTEMAPFDVQEFENQLKMMDEVPSEYVKRISNVLKAYLLFDPECEFSTDIAYIINMILDVCEEEANAFGLLVRLMKVYGLRLLFLPSASEIDILCYKFDRLVEEFYPEIHNHMVEKGVRSSMFLPGFFTTLFQKKLPTEIQPRIGDMVFLEGIDSIMRILATLLSNSRDHLLKMGFDDMLELLKSGLLDAYIKQNDGTRGDTLLSNECMDKLLQDSMMKVAITPKTMKKYSSEYEEIHRLDNEKEVQYKSITEKNLHLQKHVRKLENDYTSLNREHVTIANELVKNRLNIESVLNENNGYKLQILDLKKKLDSEKKKQVLGVYVPNDLKKDLEETMKKNTQVMDENLKLQDRISELERLIEEIKTANKNGTLFEYSNSKNNPLGAGWSGFKKVFK
- the SGS1 gene encoding ATP-dependent DNA helicase SGS1 (RecQ family nucleolar DNA helicase; role in genome integrity maintenance, chromosome synapsis, meiotic joint molecule/crossover formation; stimulates activity of Top3p; rapidly lost in response to rapamycin in Rrd1p-dependent manner; forms nuclear foci upon DNA replication stress; yeast SGS1 complements mutations in human homolog BLM implicated in Bloom syndrome; also similar to human WRN implicated in Werner syndrome; human BLM and WRN can each complement yeast null mutant); translated protein: MVTKPSHNLRREHKWLKETATLQEDKDFVFQAIQKHIANKRPKTNSPPTTPSKDECGPGTTNFITSIPASGPTNTATKQHEVMQTLSNDTEWLSYTATSNQYADVPMVDIPASTSVVSNPRTPNGSKTHNFNTFRPHMASSLVENDSSRNLGSRNNNKSVIDNSSIGKQLENDIKLEVIRLQGSLIMALKEQSKLLLQKCSIIESTSLSEDAKRLQLSRDIRPQLSNMSIRIDSLEKEIIKAKKDGMSKDQSKGRSQVSSQDDNIISSILPSPLEYNTSSRNSNLTSTTATTVTKALAITGAKQNITNNTGKNSNNDSNNDDLIQVLDDEDDIDCDPPVILKEGAPHSPAFPHLHMTSEEQDELTRRRNMRSREPVNYRIPDRDDPFDYVMGKSLRDDYPDVEREEDELTMEAEDDAHSSYMTTRDEEKEENELLNQSDFDFVVNDDLDPTQDTDYHDNMDVSANIQESSQEGDTRSTITLSQNKNVQVILSSPTAQSVPSNGQNQIGVEHIDLLEDDLEKDAILDDSMSFSFGRQHMPMSHSDLELIDSEKENEDFEEDNNNNGIEYLSDSDLERFDEERENRTQVADIQELDNDLKIITERKLTGDNEHPPPSWSPKIKREKSSVSQKDEEDDFDDDFSLSDIVSKSNLSSKTNGPTYPWSDEVLYRLHEVFKLPGFRPNQLEAVNATLQGKDVFVLMPTGGGKSLCYQLPAVVKSGKTHGTTIVISPLISLMQDQVEHLLNKNIKASMFSSRGTAEQRRQTFNLFINGLLDLVYISPEMISASEQCKRAISRLYADGKLARIVVDEAHCVSNWGHDFRPDYKELKFFKREYPDIPMIALTATASEQVRMDIIHNLELKEPVFLKQSFNRTNLYYEVNKKTKNTIFEICDAVKSRFKNQTGIIYCHSKKSCEQTSAQMQRNGIKCAYYHAGMEPDERLSVQKAWQADEIQVICATVAFGMGIDKPDVRFVYHFTVPRTLEGYYQETGRAGRDGNYSYCITYFSFRDIRTMQTMIQKDKNLDRENKEKHLNKLQQVMAYCDNVTDCRRKLVLSYFNEDFDSKLCHKNCDNCRNSANVINEERDVTEPAKKIVKLVESIQNERVTIIYCQDVFKGSRSSKIVQANHDTLEEHGIGKSMQKSEIERIFFHLITIRVLQEYSIMNNSGFASSYVKVGPNAKKLLTGKMEIKMQFTISAPNSRPSTSSSFQANEDNIPVIAQKSTTIGGNVAANPPRFISAKEHLRSYTYGGSTMGSSHPITLKNTSDLRSTQELNNLRMTYERLRELSLNLGNRMVPPVGNFMPDSILKKMAAILPMNDSAFATLGTVEDKYRRRFKYFKATIADLSKKRSSEDHEKYDTILNDEFVNRAAASSNGIAQSTGTKSKFFGANLNEAKENEQIINQIRQSQLPKNTTSSKSGTRSISKSSKKSANGRRGFRNYRGHYRGRK